One Micromonospora eburnea genomic region harbors:
- a CDS encoding metal ABC transporter ATP-binding protein, with protein MAEPTSPPVADAALHLAQASVGYRRRAVLTDVNLTVEPGQIVALVGANGAGKSTLIKAVVGLADVLAGAITVAGRPARQARGAAAYVPQVDTLDADFPVTAAGVVLMGRYRPTRWLRQIRATDRAIATDALKRVGLADRALTRFGLLSGGQRQRVLLARAIAAQTRLMLMDEPFNGLDVTSQDVIVTQLRDLAAAGTAVLLSTHDLRLARDLADTACLIHGGRVVTGPTKQILAELPGTYGYGSQAADLHAGAARTVTP; from the coding sequence GTGGCTGAGCCCACCAGCCCGCCGGTGGCCGACGCTGCCCTGCACCTCGCGCAGGCGAGCGTCGGCTACCGGCGCCGCGCTGTCCTCACCGACGTGAACCTCACGGTGGAGCCCGGCCAGATCGTCGCCCTCGTCGGCGCCAACGGCGCCGGAAAGTCCACCCTCATCAAGGCCGTCGTCGGGCTCGCCGACGTCCTCGCCGGCGCGATCACCGTCGCCGGACGGCCGGCCCGGCAGGCCCGCGGCGCAGCCGCCTACGTGCCGCAGGTCGACACCCTCGACGCGGACTTCCCCGTCACCGCCGCCGGCGTCGTGCTCATGGGCCGCTACCGGCCCACCCGCTGGCTACGGCAGATCCGCGCGACCGACCGCGCCATCGCCACGGACGCGCTAAAGCGAGTCGGGCTGGCCGACCGGGCACTCACCCGCTTCGGGCTGCTGTCCGGAGGCCAACGCCAACGGGTCCTGCTCGCCCGCGCCATCGCCGCCCAGACCCGACTGATGCTCATGGACGAACCCTTCAACGGTCTCGACGTCACCAGCCAGGACGTCATCGTGACCCAACTGCGGGACCTCGCCGCCGCCGGCACCGCCGTTCTGCTCAGCACCCACGATCTGCGCCTGGCCCGCGACCTCGCCGACACCGCCTGCCTCATCCACGGCGGCCGCGTCGTCACCGGCCCCACCAAACAGATCCTCGCGGAGCTACCCGGCACCTACGGCTACGGCAGCCAGGCCGCCGACCTGCACGCCGGCGCGGCCCGGACGGTGACGCCATGA